A single Brassica rapa cultivar Chiifu-401-42 chromosome A04, CAAS_Brap_v3.01, whole genome shotgun sequence DNA region contains:
- the LOC103863662 gene encoding calmodulin-like protein 2: MDSGELSRVFQIFDKNGDGKIAKNELREFFKSVGILIPEKEINEMIAKMDVNGDGFMDIDEFGSLYQEMMEENEEEEDMREAFRVFDQNGDGFITGEELRSVLASMGLKQGRTLEDCKKMISKVDVDGDGMVNFKEFKQMMRGGGFAALSSS; the protein is encoded by the coding sequence ATGGACAGTGGAGAATTAAGTAGGGTATTCCAAATATTTGACAAGAATGGAGACGGGAAGATCGCAAAGAACGAGCTGAGGGAGTTCTTTAAAAGTGTGGGTATTCTCATCCCTGAAAAAGAGATTAATGAGATGATAGCAAAGATGGATGTGAATGGAGACGGATTCATGGATATAGATGAGTTTGGATCATTGTATCAAGAAATGATGGAAGAGAACGAGGAGGAAGAGGACATGCGAGAGGCATTCCGTGTATTCGATCAGAACGGTGATGGGTTTATCACAGGTGAAGAACTGAGGTCGGTTCTTGCATCGATGGGTTTGAAACAAGGAAGAACACTTGAAGATTGCAAGAAGATGATTAGTAAAGTTGACGTTGATGGAGATGGTATGGTTAACTTTAAGGAGTTTAAGCAAATGATGAGAGGTGGTGGATTTGCCGCTCTTAGCTCCAGTTAA